The following is a genomic window from Burkholderia oklahomensis C6786.
TCGGCGAGCGGCGCGGCGACACGTCGATCGTCACGGCGGCCGCGGCGGTCTCGACGCCGATCGACATCCACGCGGGCGGACGCGCGCTGTCGCAAGGCTTCTCGATGGTCTACACGCACAGCTTCCTGAAGACGCTGAAGCTGAAGGCGCTCCTCAAGCTCGAGCAATACCCGGGGCTCTTCGACAAGGAAACGATGCTCGCCGCGCGCACGATGCACGACTTCGACGACGTCGTGACCGCGCCGCTGCACGGCTTCGCCGACGCGAACGACTACTGGACGCAGGCGACGACGCGCCCGCTCCTCGCGGCGATCGACGTGCCGACGCTGATCCTCAACGCGCGCAACGACCCGTTCCTGCCGGCGTCGGCGCTGCCCGGCCCGCGCGACGTGTCGCGCGTGGTCGTGCTCGACCAGCCCGAGCACGGCGGCCATGCGGGCTTCATGACGGGCCCGTTTCCGGGACGCATCGACTGGTGGCTGCCGACCCGCATCTTCGATTTCTGCTCACGCTTCACCGATCATGGATGACATCGTCAAACAGGCGCTCGCCAAGTGGCCTAACGTCCCGCACTGCACCGGATGGCTGCTGCTCGACCGGCGCGGCTGCTGGCGGATGCGCGACGACGCGGCGCAGGCGGCGGGCGCGCTCGGCTCGCCTGTCCGGCACCCGGCGCTGATCGACTTCATCGCCCGCAACTACGAGCGCGACGCCGACGGGCAGTGGTTCTTCCAGAACGGGCCGCAGCGCGTGTACGTCGAGCTCGCGTACACGCCGTGGATCGTCCGGCTCGCGGCCGATCGCGACGATCCGGCGCGCGTCGCGCTCACCGACCACACGGGCCGCGCGTTCGAGCCGGCGCGCGCGTGGCTCGACGACGCGGGCGGCGTGCTGTTCGCCGACGCGGCGACGCCGCCGCGCGTCGCCGCGCTGCACGATCACGATCTCGGGCTCTTCGCCGATCATGCGGACCTCGACGACGACGGCGCGCACGGCGTGCTGCACCTCGGCGGCGGCGTAGACCTGCCGCTCGAGCCGATCCGGCGCGACGACGTCGCGCGGCGGTTCCGGTTCGTCGCGAGCCCGGCCGCGCGCGCGGGCGGTCAGGCGGCGGACTGACGCGCGGGAAAGCGCGCGGCCGCGCACGGCGCGTCGTTCGACGTCGCCGGAAAAGGAGCCGGGCTGCCGGCGCGAACGCCCGGCGGGCGGGCGGCCCGGCCGCGGCGCCGCGCGTCAGCCGCGCTTGTTGTCCTTGTCCTCTTCCCGCTCTTCCTTGTAGCGCGCCTCGAACTCGTGCAGCCGCGCGCTGATGATCGACTGCTCGTAGAAGCTGGCCGACTTGATGTCGCGCGCCTCGCGCAGTTGCCGGATCGCCGACGGCCACGCGCCCTCGAGCGCGAATTTCTCCGCGAGCGCGCGGCGCTGCGTCACCGCATCGCCGTTGCCGAGGCTCGCCTGCGCGAGATAATTCCACCAATCCGGCTGGCCGGAATCGGCGCTCGCCTCGGACTGCGCGAGCGTCTGTGCGTGCGCGTAGCGGCGCGCGGCAAGGAGCGCCTGCAGATGCGCGGCGATCGCCGCGTGCGAGCCCGGCCAGCGCCGCTGCGCGGCGGCGGCGAGCTGCACCGCGTCGTCGGTGCGGCCCGCGCGGCGCGCGATCTCCGC
Proteins encoded in this region:
- a CDS encoding hydrolase codes for the protein MSTALPPLPAADETARPAASSLYRAPLWLPTSHAQTIVPALFARRPDVGYRRERWDTPDGDFIDIDWLTHPDGAAPGPSAPLAVLFHGLEGSSDSHYARVLMAAARARGWRGVVPHFRSCSGEMNRMPRFYHLADSAEVDWILRRLAKGHRGPLVAVGVSLGGNVLLRWLGERRGDTSIVTAAAAVSTPIDIHAGGRALSQGFSMVYTHSFLKTLKLKALLKLEQYPGLFDKETMLAARTMHDFDDVVTAPLHGFADANDYWTQATTRPLLAAIDVPTLILNARNDPFLPASALPGPRDVSRVVVLDQPEHGGHAGFMTGPFPGRIDWWLPTRIFDFCSRFTDHG
- a CDS encoding DUF2946 family protein, with protein sequence MDDIVKQALAKWPNVPHCTGWLLLDRRGCWRMRDDAAQAAGALGSPVRHPALIDFIARNYERDADGQWFFQNGPQRVYVELAYTPWIVRLAADRDDPARVALTDHTGRAFEPARAWLDDAGGVLFADAATPPRVAALHDHDLGLFADHADLDDDGAHGVLHLGGGVDLPLEPIRRDDVARRFRFVASPAARAGGQAAD